Genomic window (Oncorhynchus mykiss isolate Arlee chromosome 21, USDA_OmykA_1.1, whole genome shotgun sequence):
CAATTGCTAGAGCTTGAACTAATATTACTACTCGGGAGAAGAAGTTTAAAAAGATTGAGACAATGCCAAATTCGTCCACTGAGGACGACAAAACCATATTGTACACGTCTCGTCCAACCTATGCGAAACGCCATTGACgagaaaatacattttcaatactTTGGTGTGTCGGTTGCCAGATTTGACGACTTGCTTCAGCGACTTGCCCCTCACATGTCACGTGAGAGAACTCACAGCATGCCCGTAAATCATGCAGAAAGGCTGTCTGTGACCCTTCGGTTTCTGGCGAGTGGCAGCACACAGCAAAGTATCGCTGCGAATTATAAAACAGGAATCTCGCCAGTTTATGGCGACGTTAAGGAAGTGCGGGACATTTGACTACAGGGTTGGTCGATTTCGAGGGGTTAGTGGCAAGATAGGATTGGGGCGACAAATTGATTTAGTGGAGAGTGGGGGAATAAATAACCTGCATTCAGAAGTGTTTACACTTTCATTTCACCTCATAcatttaaaagcattggattggtgcaaGCATAATGGGGAGACATTCCACCACAGCACACGACCGCTGGACGACCCCGACCCCAGCCAGGCCGTGTTTTCTTTCCTAACCCCCCGTTTTATTTGAATATTGTGAAAAAAAAGAATGAACAATTCACCACACTGGATGAGGCAGAATCAGGCAACAGTGTAAAATCATGTTAAATTACAGTGCTATAACGTCATTTTATCAACACAGAAGTTACACAGTGTTATGGTTGAATGTTTTTCGTTACATCTAATGACAATGATATCCTTTCAAATTACAGAACTGGATTGGTAACTATGGGTGTTTTACTTAAAGCCAAATGCAACACCCATGTGCGGCTAAAGCTGCTGGTTATAAGTGCAATGTGACTGCCTATAACTTGTTTTGTGCAGAGCTGCTGAAGGGGAAAGGTATGTATTCTCAGATGAATGTGTATAAAACAATGTAGTCCTGCATTCTGATCTGAAATGTTGAGAATTACTTTACTactttctcctcttctttccaTAATGCATCTTCCCACAGTAATACATTTTTAGTCTGAAAAATATGATATAATCCTAATTTCAAATATGACTGTTTCCtgctttatatttttttaaaggggtTTTAAAGTaagagtattattattttttaaatgatattaACTGGCCAACAACATCCTTTTTCCCCCGATACACTAATAATTATTTTTCATTTGGCGGACGCCTTACAGGACATCTTACATTAAAAGTAGGCCTACATAAAATGAAGTGTTGTACATAAGTCCTAAAATCAAGTGCATCAATTAAGAGTGCAGTATAAAATCTAAACCATTTCAAACTAAAGGACCAGACAAAAAGGCAGATAAAATgagggggttggggttggggtaagGGTTTGGAATAGGAGCTAAAGGCCAGGGCACCCATTGTGGAATGGGGTGGAGACAAGACCACCAGCagaggagggagtgggagggggCATAGACTGGGAGAAGATCAGAGAGGTAGGTGGGTGCCTGGTTATAGAAGGCTTTGTTGGAAGAGCCGGAGTGTTTTTTAAGGTGAATACAGGATTGCACATGGAGCcagtgtagattgaggaggattGGTTTGATGTGTTCAGTTGATCTGGTGCGGGTGTAGATTCTGGCAGCAGAGTTCAGAACCAGTTGGAGTCTATTGATGGGTTTGGTGGGGATCTGGTGAGTAGCGTGTTACAGACCAGTAACGAAGGCATGGATGAGGGTTTCGGTGCTGGAGTGTGACAATGAGGGGCGGAGCCTGGAAATATTTCGGACGTGGAAGAATGCTGTCCGGATGTTGGTTTTTATGTGGGGTTCGAAAGAGAGGGAACTGCCCAGGGAGACACAGACTTTTGACTTGTGTTTAGAGGGACCAGGAAGTCATCTATGGTAATGCTTGGAGAGGGCGGATTTGGAGCCAATGAGCATAACCTCTGTCTTCTTGTTGTTGAATTTGAGGAGGTTCATGCTCATCCAGCTCTGGGTGTCGTGAAGGCAGCTGATGAGGGAGGGGAGTGGTGGGTTTGGTGGAGTGGTAGTGCTGGCTGTCATCAGAATAGCAGTGAAAGTCAACTTTGATGTGACATTCATTGTTGAGCAAGGTCTTTGCACATGAGTAATTTACAGGAATGAGGTCCACGGTTTGAATCATAAGTGAAATATATTCAGAAATCTATTACTTAAAACTATGCGGTTCACTACAAATCACTTATCAATCCATAATCATTCAGCAACTGTGAGATGGATGTCTACGTAATTAGTAATGAGTGTATCTAGTCACACTACATCAAGCTGCCCTCAATCCTATATAACTAGTACACAGTAATACATGCAGTATCAACACTGTTCTGAAACATGTTGGCTGGAGTTGTGCTGTTATCTAACAACCAATACTTCTAGACTACGTACATAGCAGTTATTATGGAAGTACAAAATGATACCGTGTTTCCTAGTGAACAGTAAGAAAGCATTTTTATCCAGCCCGGCACTATCACACCTGAATTGACTGGCCAACGAATCACAAAGCCCTTGATACAGCCTAATGCAATCAGTTGTATCTGATGTGCCTGAGATATATTTCAAATACAGATTTATTCTGAACCACCAATATCTTTCATCACCAATATTAGAGTCACATCTTTATAATCACCATTGCAGCGCTCCATAATAatctaaatatacagtgccttgcgaaagtattcggcccccttgaactttgcgaccttttgccacatttcaggcatcaaacataaagatataaaactgtattttttgtgaagaatcaacaacaagtgggacacaatcatgaagtggaacaacatttattggatatttcaaacttttttaacaagtcaaaaactgaaaaattgggcgtgcaaaaatatTTGTTAATTATTATTAACAAATTACATTTGTTATATATGTCAGCTGTTGCAGGTGGGTGGGGTTGTACGGGAGGGTTGAAAAAAAGTACAGTTCTATTTAGCTATTTTATACCTTTTATTATATTGAGACTTGCTGGATTCTTTTGGTGTTCAATTCATAGAAAACGGATGATTCACCGTTCTATCCACAAAAGGGCGTCAGAGCTCCTTGATTGAATCACTGAATAGAGAACAATACAGTTGTTTCAATGCACACTTGGTGGGCTTCATGTCCATACCAAGCAATACAcagatataaaaaaataaaaaacgataGTATGTAAACATTTTGATTCAGACATCTCTAGAAAATCTCATCCAGATAATTCATATTATTACAAATCCCATAAACCTCTAAATAAAAACAACCATGAATGTTTGAGTTGTTAGAATAGAAGTGTCACTGAGGCATATTTTGTTGTCTACCAGCTGTgttaaaatggaaaaaaaaaaaaaaaaagtggacaACACTGGACAAAACCTACTagattcctttaaaaaaaatgactgCATGAACAATACATTTGACAAGTCATTGCTATCATATCAATGCTTTGTGTAAAAAGTAAACTGAAACAAGTAAACAAAAAGCCTTAGATTTCACAAGGTTATATTTTACATTCAAATCCCCCATGATAGATATGCTACAACCATGTAATCTTGGTTTGTAAAAATCATATGTATATTAGGTCTATCAGTGAAAATGTAGAATACAAAATGTCCTTAACACAGATCACTGGCTCTACTTACAAAGAGTCTTGAGTATGACATTAGTTCATATTTCATCAGTTTAAAATGACATACAGTTTACATTTCAGAATCATGAGCTTAAATCTCTCGGACACATTTTTTTCAGACCAGGCCTTGAATTCCAGTCCTGTTTCTTGGCCAACATGTAGACGCATCCAAAGAGATCAGGGAACATTTTCATCAGGTCAACAGATTCTAAATCCTCAGCACTGCAGAAGGAGAAACAAACTCAGCCACCTtcaatttatttgacctttatttaactaggcaagtcagttatgatgaacaaattcttattttcaatgatggcctaggaacagtgggttaactgccttgttcaagggcagaacgaaagatttgGTAAGAGAGTGAAAACTGCTAGTACTGGGAAAAACATTAGTCTTACGTACTAGTGCTCATGGAGGTTGCGTATGAAGCGTAGTAACCCCAACATGTTCTCAGGGTAGGGCTTTCTGCCATCCATCTTCTCGATCAAATCAGGCGGCAGCTGTGAACACAAAACAACAAGATGAGGAAAGGGAAATAttgactccaaagcttcccacaAAGTCAAgtttggttggatgtcctttgagtggtggaccattcttgatacacataggaaactgttgagtgtgataaacccagcagcgttgcagttcttgacacaaaccggtgcgcctggcacctactaaaaTGTTTAAAGGCACTAATGTACTACCGCTCTAAAGTATgcagtcacttagaaatgtccttgcttttgaaagaaaagcacattttttgtccattaaaataacatcaaattgatcagaaatacagtgtagatattgttaatgttgtaaatgactattgtagctggaaacggcagattttttatggaatatctacataggcgtacagaggcccattatcagcaaccatcactcctgttttccaatggcacgttgtgttagctaatccaagtgtatcattttaaaaggctaattgatcattagaaaaccctttggcaattatgttagcacagctgaaaactgttgtcctgattaaagaagcaataaaactgtccttctttagactagttgagtatctggagcatcagcatttgtggatttgattacaggctcaaaatgaccagaaacaaagacctttcttctgaaactcatcagtctattcttgttctgagaaatgaaggctattccacgagagaaattgccaagaaactgaagatcccatacaacgatgtgtactactcccctcacagaacagcgcaaactgactaaccagaatagaaagaggattgggaggccccggtgcacaactgagcaagaggacaagtaagTACATcagtgtttagtttgagaaacagatgcctcaaaagtcctcaactggcagcttcattaaatagtacccgaaaaacaccagtctcaacgtcaatggtgaagaggcgactccgggatgctggccttcttggcagagttcctctgtccagtgtctgtgttattttgtccatcttaatcttttatttttattggccagtctgagatatggctttttctttgcaactctgcctagaaggccagcatcccgggtctcctcttccctgttcaaatcaaatcaaatcaaatgtatttatatagcccttcgtacatcagctgatatctcaaagtgctgtacagaaacccagcctaaaaccccaaacagcaagcaatgcaggtgtagaagcacggtggctaggaaaacctccctagaaaggacaaaacctaggaagaaacctagagaggaaacaggctatgtggggtggccagtcctcttctggctgtgccaggtggagattataacagaacatggccaagatgttcaaacgttcataaatgaccagcatggtccaataataataaggcagaacagttgaaactggagcagcagcacggccaggtggactggggacagcaaggactggtgttttgcagatactttcaaaaacaaggacacttcagagtgaccccaaacttttgaaaggtagtgtatattttgtcacacatacacaatccatgtctcaattatctcaaggcataaaaatccttctttaacctgtctcctccccttcatctacactgattgaagtggatttaacaagatacatcagtaagggatcatagactgaccaggtgaaagctatgtcatggtaagagcaggtgttcataatgttttgtacactcagtgtacaggtaagtacactgaacagaaatataaacacaacatgtaaagctttggtcccatgtttcatgagctgaaataaaagatcccagaaatgttcgatacgcacaaaaaccttatttctctcaaattttgggcgcaaatgtatttatatgcctgttagtgagcatttctcctttgccaagataatccatccacctgacatgtgtggcatatcaagaaactgattaaaacagcacggtcattacacaggtgcgccttgtgctggggaaaataagaGGTCCCTAAAatctgcagttttgtcacacaacacaatgccacagatgtctcaagatttgagggagagtgcaattgatattctgactgcaggaatgtccaccagagctgttaccggagaattgaatgttaatttctctaccataagccgcctccaacacaATTTAAGAAAATGACACATGGCCCACCTTGGATTTCCACTGGCAGAAGGTTCTCTCCATGGCACTTTGTTTCAGAGCTTCTAGAAGTTCTGGGTCAGCATCACTATACTTCCCGACCTCCTTCTCATTCCCAATTCTTCTCAAGTACTCAACTTTCCTGAAAGACAACAGTGTGCAGTACAAAATGTCTAGTCAATACATACATATTGCATATTTTATATACTTGGGCATTGGCCCTTCTTGTGCTCAAGCATCCTAGCATCATCTTAACAAGTTATCCATTTTTATCTGTGTGATAAgttatcatggatggtcagtatTTGCAGACATACAGTAGTTCCATCTAGAAatttaagagtggttacatttctccagctgcATCCCTCAGCAGTTTACAAAAAAACAGCCGGATGAACtctttatttttgttttaatccCAGATTGCCCATTTTTAACCAAACCTTTTGATTGACTAGTATTAGCAGTTCTTCTTACCTCTTCTCATCCCAGAAGTAGGGGTGATCCAAGGTCTCCTCCACAGTAGGTCTCTTTTTTGGGTCTTCGTTGATCATCCACTCAATGAGGTCATTTGTAACCTCATCTACAACGTGATCCAGATTGTAGTTCCCATCCAGAATGTTGCTCTCACATCGAGGACCTCTGCCAAAGGGGTGGTGTCCACCAGAGAGGATGTAATATATCAACATTCCAACCACCTGGAAATGACAGTAAGCATTTGAACAATTACAAAAACATTATGGAAACCATGATAACGTTACCCATTTTCATTACACAAACCTGAATATCAGTGCTCCGCTTATATCTGATATCGCCGTCCTCATCGAACGTTTCCCTGGCCATCCAGCATTTTGTTCCAGCACTTCTTGTTTTTACAGTCGTTTGTCCCGTGGTCAATTGTCGACTTATACCAAAATCAGCTAATCTTGCCCTGCCGGTAACATCTGATGAGAAAACCATGCTAACAGTTTAATAATGACATGTGTGGCTTAAAAATATCAGAATTATCATTATTGTTAAATTATAGAATGACATTGTTGTGTCATATTATATTTTAATCCAATGATCAGTGCTGTTTAAAACGGACATTGAATGTATAGTCAAAATAAAGTACATATGACAACATATTCTCCTCAATGCTTTTCACATTACTCCCTGACTGATGCTCATTGGTGTGTGTCTTCTGCGGTCTCTGCAAACAGGAGGTTAAGTCAAGACATAATAAAATGTGGTCTTACCTATCAAAACATTCTGGGGTTTGATATCCCTGTGGAGTATGTTGGTGTCTTTACTGTGAAGCACTCCCAGACTAGAGAGAACATCATGTACAATTTCCTTCAGAACACGAGGGTTGTCCTTTGGTAAGTGGTCTTTGATGTATTCATCCAAGGTGTATTCGCACAGCTGAAGAACAAGGTAGCCAAAGATTGTATCCTCGGCAAAGTCAACATATCTTACAATGTAGGGATTATCAAGTTTAGGAAGACGTAGGAATTCCTCCTCATTCTTGAGAACTTGATAGTTTAATCTGGTCATTCTCTTAACTGCTACTTCAGTGCCATCATCCCTGAGGCCCAAGAAGACCTCAGTTCCATCACTCCCCTTTGCTATGTAGAATTCTGCATCATCTACAATAGTGAGGTTTCCTACTTTATAAACTTTACTTTCATCCATGTTGGCAAGCTTCTCTAACTGTGTCTCCCACCGCTTGCTGACTTTGTGCCATTTGCGCTGTAATGGTGACGTGTCAGTGGTGGGGTGGAACGGCTTGACACTAGAACACTCATCAAGGCCAGATTCCTCAACAGGAGTAGATGAAGTATTGAAGGCTAAACAGGTTTTATTTTcttgtgtgtctgtctcttctTTTGGTATGTCTTGTTTTTCTGCCgttcccctcttcttcttcttcttcttcttcttcttcctcttcttcttcttggttTCTGACAAATGACTGTCTTTTGAATCTTCACTTGCTGACTTGGAGACAGAATGTTGTCCGTTTAAGGACTTGTTTAAATCTCTCAGCTTTACTTTCAGGTTTTCATCCCGTCCCCAGATAAGTAGTTCTTCAGGTACCGGAGTCAGTCCCAGAAAGCTGATGTAACCAGGAACACAACTAAATGTGTAAAGATTTGCTAGCAACGCATAGGCATACATCTTCAATTCAGAGGGATAACCCTCCCTCTGTGTGCATGGGACAATGTGCTTGCATATTTTCTCAAGGTCAGAGTTGCTCCAACGATCCTTGTCTTTTGTCTTCTGTGTGATGCCATAGAGCGTAACAATGATCAATGGCACGAGATAATCTTCTGTTTTACAGGAAAGCAGTTTCACTAACTCAGGAATTAGGGTAAGTGACACCTCATTAGGTATTTCCTTCATGGAGCAAACAACTCTATCTAAGGATTTCAATGCAACTGTCCTAAAAAGCTGAGGAATTGTAGACAGACGTTTGCTTACATCTTTAACATAGTAATCTAGTTTATTGGAGTCGTTCAACCATGTAATGGCTGTCTGGGGGTATTTTTCTGCATATGGACCTTCAATGTTAAAGCACATGTCAACCATAGTAAGGTGGGTTTGGGGGTTCACCTGTAGAAGGTTCTGGGCAAAGCTGCTGAACACTTCTGTTGGGGATGTTTGTTTTACTGCTTTCacaaaattaaaaaaaatcttgATTTTGGAAAATAACTCACTCTCTTCAGCAAAGTTTTCAATTATTGTGGCCAATTTCAGATCAATTGCAGGATGGATGCCATGTTTTAGCCACATTACAGCTCCAGATTCGAGCAACTTCTTcacaacatcctctctgtcatgtGCTAATTGAATTGGAGAGAACTTTGGTTTTACAGGTAGGCTTGTTTCTACTAGACCATTTGGATCTGCCTTTGCTTCCAGTAATGTTGTCACTATATTCACTGGAACTTTATGCAGTCCAGCATAATGCAGTGGTGCTAAACATCTCTTTGATGGTTTGTTGGGGTCAGCACCTTTTCCCAGAAGAAATGTACAAATCTCCTGATTTGCAAATGCAACAGCAGCAATTAAAGGGGTTACTTCATCTTGTAACTCAACACAAGGGTACAATGCATTGATGTCCTTGCCTCTAatcaatttcttcagcctctccAGATTATTATTAATAATGCACTTGATAATAGGATCTGTTGGCTCTGAGATAACCAGTTTGGTCAGGAGTTCTTGAAAATCAATCTTGTGTTCCATAATTCCTGACGATGTCATCTACACAGGGGCGTCTGAGGAAGAAAAGCAAGGAGGTGAGTATAGTTCAACTTTttaatgaaataaaacaaataattatGGGACTTATAGTAGGCCTAACTTTATATCTAATCTAcacttatactgaacaaaaatataaacacaacgaTTTTAAAAGGGCCTTGggatcttgtcacagtatctctgtgcattcaaattggcatcaataaaatgcaattgtgtttgttgtccgtagcttatgcctgccgataccataaccccaccgccaccatggggcactctgttcaaagttgacatcagtaaaccacTCGGCCACaagacgccatacacgtggtctgcggttgtgagaccttatggtagagaaattaacattcaattctctggcaacagctctggtggacattcctgcagtcaccatATCAATTGCAcgcaccctcaaaacttgagacatctgtggcattgtgttgtttgacaaaactgcacagttTAGAgttaccttttattgtccccagcacaaaatgcacgtgtaatgatcatgctgtttaatcagctccttgatatgccacacctgtcaggtggatggattgtcttggcaaaggaaaaatattcactgacagggatgtaaaacattgagagaaataagctttttgtgtgtatggaacatttctggggtattttatttcagctcatgaaacaaacACCTTATGTTGCTTTACTACAACCCAAAGGGGCTTTATTGCTTGATTCATATGGCATCCTAAAAGGTTCTTTATAAATTGAGTGGTTTGAGCCCT
Coding sequences:
- the LOC118942941 gene encoding serine/threonine-protein kinase ppk4-like, which translates into the protein MVDMCFNIEGPYAEKYPQTAITWLNDSNKLDYYVKDVSKRLSTIPQLFRTVALKSLDRVVCSMKEIPNEVSLTLIPELVKLLSCKTEDYLVPLIIVTLYGITQKTKDKDRWSNSDLEKICKHIVPCTQREGYPSELKMYAYALLANLYTFSCVPGYISFLGLTPVPEELLIWGRDENLKVKLRDLNKSLNGQHSVSKSASEDSKDSHLSETKKKKRKKKKKKKKKRGTAEKQDIPKEETDTQENKTCLAFNTSSTPVEESGLDECSSVKPFHPTTDTSPLQRKWHKVSKRWETQLEKLANMDESKVYKVGNLTIVDDAEFYIAKGSDGTEVFLGLRDDGTEVAVKRMTRLNYQVLKNEEEFLRLPKLDNPYIVRYVDFAEDTIFGYLVLQLCEYTLDEYIKDHLPKDNPRVLKEIVHDVLSSLGVLHSKDTNILHRDIKPQNVLIDVTGRARLADFGISRQLTTGQTTVKTRSAGTKCWMARETFDEDGDIRYKRSTDIQVVGMLIYYILSGGHHPFGRGPRCESNILDGNYNLDHVVDEVTNDLIEWMINEDPKKRPTVEETLDHPYFWDEKRKVEYLRRIGNEKEVGKYSDADPELLEALKQSAMERTFCQWKSKLPPDLIEKMDGRKPYPENMLGLLRFIRNLHEHYAEDLESVDLMKMFPDLFGCVYMLAKKQDWNSRPGLKKMCPRDLSS